Genomic segment of Myxococcus stipitatus:
GGTCGAGCAGCACGCGGGAGTGCCGCGTGTCCTCGCACGCAATGAAGCCCACCGCGCGAAGCGTCTCGAGCGCGCGCACCGAAATGTCACCCAGGTTCCCGATGGGCGTGGCCACCAGGTACAGCTTTCCAGCCATGCCTTCCCCTTACATGCCCGCATCGAAGGCGCCGGGAATGTGCTCCACGGTGGCGCGCTCGCCGCGCCCCACCACCGACACGACATCGAAACGCATCATCCGCCCATGCAGGTCATGGGCGAAGAGATAGTGCAGCGCCGCCTTCACCACCCGACGCTGCTTCGCGAAGGACACGGTGTGCGCCGGGTCTCCCCACACCGCCGAGGAGCGCATCCGCACCTCGACGAAGCACAACAGGTCATCCCGCTCCGCCACCACATCCAGCTCGCCGTAGCGACACAGCCAGTTCCTCGCCCTCACCCGCCACCCTTGCGCCACCAGGTACCGGACCGCCAGCTCCTCCGCCTCGTCCCCCACCGCCCGCCGCTCCCCACGCGCCACCACCCACCCCCGCACGTCCTCCCCCTGGAGGACAACACCTGGCATCGGACTACACGTTAACCGTGCCGTCCGACATCTGGGCGAAGCCCGGGTGCGGCGTGACGTGCAGCACCTGCGTGAGGGTGCCCAGGTGCTTCAGCATGCGAGCGATGAGCGGCAGCTTCACCTCATCCACCCCGACGAAGACATCCTCCAGGATGAAGGGCCGCTTCACCCGCGCGCTCGCCTTCTCCACCACCGTCATCCGCAGGGCCAGGTAGTACAGGTCCAGGTCCTTGGGCGGCAGCTCTCCCACGGGCACTCGGCGGCCTCCCATGAGCGCGAAGGCCCTGCCCTCCTTGTCCCACTCGACGCCCTGGTAGCGGCGGTCCGTCAGCGCCGTCAGGTACTGGACACACCGCTCCTTGAGGAGCCCCTGCACGCTGAGCACATCCGTGGTGAACACGTCCGCGGCCTGCGACAGGAGCGCGGGGGATGGATCCTCCAGCGGCTCCGCGGGAGCGGCCGTCCCATCCGGGGCGGTCGCCGGAGCGGGCGGCGCCTTCGCCAGTGCGATGGACTCCTTCACGCGCGCCAGCTCGCGCTCCACCTCGCGCATGTCGCGCACGTAGGAGCCCTTGCGCGTCAGCTCCGCGTTGAGCGCGTCCATCTGGTCCTTCAGCGCCTGCCGCTGCGTGGACGCCGCCACGAACTCCGGATCCGCCTCCACCGCAGCGAGCTGATCCTTCAGCTCCACCACGCGAGCCGCCAGCAGCTCCTTGCGCTCCAGCGCCGCAGGAATCTCGTCCAGGCTCTCCACGCCCAGCGCCTTCTGCGCCATGCGCACGGGCGCGGCCTCGGCCTCGAACTCCTCGAGGATCTTCTTCTCGCGCGCATCGAAGCGCCCCTCCTTGCTCCCGCGCTTCGAGGTCTGCTGCAGCTCGTCCACGTACCGCAGCGCCAGGAACGCCGAGAAGCCGAAGGCCGGAATGTCCAGGAGCGCCAGGTAGCGGAACAGGCTGTCGACGCCGAGCCCCAGGCCCAACCCCAGACCCAGGAACAACACGCCCACGGCGATTCCCGCCCAGAACCCCTGATTGCTCGTCAGCGGCTCCACCGAGGCCGGAACCTCCGCCGCATCCGCGTCGCGATCCGCCCCGAGCCGGGCCAGCGCATCGTCCCGCTTCGCCAGCGCCTTCGGATAGCGCTGCACCCGCTGGAGGATGTCCTGGGGAAGCCCCAGGGTCTGGGGTGTCGGAGCGGCCCGCCAGGCGTTCTCCGCCTCGTGGATGGCCGCCTTGATGCCCTCGGTGCCCTTGAGGCGCTGATCCGTGTCGAAGAGCTGCGAGGACAGCCCATCCACCTTGAACTGGAGCGCATCCACGTCACGCGCGGAGACCAGCTCTTCCTCCAGCGCGCGCACCTTCGCCTCGGCGGCGTGGATGTCTTCAGCGGGGGCCACCGCGGACGCGGATGCCAACGACGGGAACTTGCCCGACGTCTTCGGGTCCACCGCCTTGGCCGTCGCCTTGCGCGGCCTGCGCGACGGGAGCTGCCCCAGCTGCAGGCAGTAGATCTGCTCGAAGGCCGTGCGCGGCGGCAGCCCCACCTGGCCACGCAGGAACTGGTTCGTCTCCGAGGCATCCGACGACACCAGCTCCGGCTGCTGCGTCGCCTTGTTCACCCGGTGCAGCGTCCCGGAGCCACCCAGCTCGCGCAGCACCCGGTACGTGACGCCATCCACGCCCTGGAAGGTGAGCGCGGCCTTGCCGGACTTCGCGCCCGGCGCCACGAAGGAGACATCCCCACCGCGCCCGTCCGAGTAGAGCAGCGCGAGCAGGAGCCCCGCGAACGGGCTCACCTCCGCACCGGGCGGCTTGAGGACGAGGTACCCGGCTTTCAGCGCGGAGCGGCCCGCGGGACTGAAGCCCCGGACATTCTGGACGGCGACCTCGACGAATTGCATGGCGGACGCATGTTAGCGCGAATGAAAAAAGGAGCGCCCGGTATCGGACGCTCCTTCTTGCGTTGGCCCCATGGGCCAACAACGACTCAGGGGATCAGGACGCCTTGCCGGCGGCCTTGACCTCGGGCTCTTCCTGCACGTCGACGCGGGCAGCCTTGCCCTTCAGGTCGCGGAGGTAGAACAGGCGGCTGCGGTTCACGCGGCCGCGCGAGAGGACCTCGATCTTCTCGTAGCGGGGGCTGTGCAGCGGGAAGATGCGCTCCACGCCGACGCCGAAGGACATCTTGCGGACCGTGAAGGTCGCGCGGTGGCTGCCGGAGGTCTTCCGGATGACGGTGCCCTCGAACGCCTGGACGCGCTCCTTCTCGCCCTCCTTCACCTTCCAGAAGACGCGCACGGAGTCACCAGGACGGAACGAGGTGACGTCCTGGCGCAGGTACTTCGCCTCGACGTGCTGAATGGCGCTGTTACGCATGACTGACTCCAGTGAAACGGAAGCTGACGCGACAATGGACGCGTGAAAGAGCGGGCCGTACTAGCAGAGAGAGCGGTGTCGGACAAGCCCGCTGAGGCCCAACCCACTGAGAACCCCTAGGGTTACAGGTCTTCCTCCCGGCGAGCCAGCAGTTTCTGGTCGGCCTTGGACAACTCCAACCGGGCGAACAGGTCTGGCCGGCGCTCGCGCGTCAACATCAGCGACTTCCAACGCCGCCAACGGGCGATGCGCGCATGGTCCCCGGACTGGAGGACCGCCGGCACCTCGGCCTCTCGAAAGACAGGCGGCCGGGTGTACTGGGGATGCTCCAGCATCCCCTCCTCGAAGCTTTCGGAGACGGACGAGGCCACGTTCCCGAGCACCCCGGGAACCAGCCGCGCCACCGCGTCCACCACCGCGAGCGCGGCGATCTCCCCGCCGGTGAGCACGAAGTCGCCCAGGGACAACTCCCCATCCAGGGAGCTCATCACCCGCTCGTCGACGCCCTCGTAGCGGCCACACACGAGGATCAGCCCGGCCTCGTGGAGCGCGAGCTCCCGCGCGCGCGGCTGGGTGAAGGTCTGCCCCCGAGGACTCATCAGGAGCACCTTCGCCCCGGGCAGCCGGGCCCGGGCGGCCTCGATGGCGGCGACGAGCGGCTCGGGCTTCATCACCATGCCCGCACCACCGCCATAGGGCGCGTCATCCGTGACGCGGTGCTTTCCCTCCGCGAACTCGCGGATGTCCGTCACCGTCGCGGAGAGCAGCCCCTTCTCCTGGGCCTTGCCGAGGATGCTGGCGCCCAGATAGCCGGACACCATCCCTGGGAACAGCGTGAGCAGCTCCACCGGATACGGCGGACTCACTGCTCGGACTCTTCCGGCTCGTCGTCGCGACGCCCGACCTCGACGTACTCGGGAGGACGGATCACGATTCGCTGGGCGGCGATGTCCACCGTGGGCACGAACTCGTCCGCGAACGGCACCACGAGCTCCTGGCGCCCCGGACCGCGGATGACCAGGTTCGGCACCTCGCTGGTGGCCCAGATCTCCTCCACCTGGCCCAGCGACGCACCCGACTCGTCGACGGCCGCGAGGCCGATCAGGTCCCCTTGGAAGAACTCACCCTCCTCGGGCGGCTCCAGGTCCTCGCGGTAGACGAAGACGGTGGCGCCCACGAGGCCCTCCGCCTGCGTGCGCGACTCAATCCCCTCGAAGGCGACGATGTCCTCCTTCGGGGTCGGTCGCAGGGACTCAATCTGGAGATCCCGCTCCTCACCCGCGCGGGTGCGGACACGGACGCGCTCCACGGTGCCCAGGGTCTCCGACGCGGGGTCGAACGGGCGCACCGCCAGCTCACCTCGCAACCCATGGGCCCGTGAGACGTAGCCCAGCTCCAGCAGGGGCTGAGGGCTCACCGCGCGGCATCCGGAGCGCCGGCGGGCTGGCCATTGGCCGCGTTGCGCCGGTCGTCGAGGATTTCCAAGCGGACCTTCTGGCCTGATTTCTGGGCAGCGGCATTGAGCAACGTCCGGAGGGCATTCACGGTACGCCCATCACGGCCGATGACCTTGCCGACATCCTCGGGGGCGACCTTCAGCTCGAAGAGCCGTGCGCCGTCCGCCTCGGAGATGCGCAGGCCCACCTGGTCCGGTTGATCGACCAGGGCCCGCGCCAGATACGTGAGAAATTGCTCCACGTCCGCTCAGTACAGGCGGCCGCGGATCAAGCCGCGGGGGTGGACTTGGGGGCCTTCGCGGCGACCTTGATGAGGTCGGCGACGGTCTCGGACGGCGTCGCGCCCGTCTTCAGCCAGTAGTTCAGCCGGTCCTCGTTGAACTCCACCTTCGGGGGGGTGAGGTTCGGGTCGTACGCGCCAACGGCCTCGATGAACTTGCCATCCCGGGGGTTGCGGGAGTCGGTGGCGACCACGTGGTAGTACGGCTTCTTCTTGGCGCCCGCGCGGGCAAGACGGAGGACGACGGCCATGGAGTACTCCAGCGAACAGGAAACTACGAATGGAAACGGGGTGGCGCTCTTAACGCCGCACCCGCGGGATTGTCAAGGAAGCTCGGGACTTTATGTCGTGCTTTCAGCCGGTGAGGCCTCGCCGCGATTGGCGAGCTGACCGCAGGCACCCGCGATGTCCCGACCGCGGTTCTTCCGGATGTAGGCGGCCACGTGTGCTTCCGAGAGGATGGCCCGGAACTCCTCCGCCCTCTCCTCCGCCGTGGTCTGGAACCCCAACCCCGGGTTCTCGTTGTAGGGAATCAGGTTGATCTTCGCTGGAATTCCCTTGAGCAGCTGGATCAGCCGGTGCGCGTCCTCATCCGCGTCGTTGAAGCCCTGGATGAGCACGTATTCGAAGGTGATGCGGCGCCCCTGGCGAAGCGGGAACTTGCGGCACGCGTCCAGCAGCGCCGCGATGTTCCACTTGCGGTTGACCGGCATCGTCTTGCTGCGCTGCTCGTCCGTGCTCGCGTTGAGCGAGATGGCGAGCTTCACGTCCGTCTCCTTGCCAAAGCGCTCGATCATGGGAACGAGGCCGACGGTGGAGACCGTGATGTGCCGGTGGCTGAAGTTGGGGCCGTCCTCGGACTGGAGGATGGCGAGCGCCGTCTTGAGGTTCTCGAAGTTGTGCAGCGGCTCGCCCATGCCCATGAACACCAGGTTGCTGAGCGGGCGCAGCGTCTCATGGCCCTCGTTCGCGCGGACCTCGCGGTTCACCGCGTGGACCTGGGCGACAATCTCGCTGGGGGTCAGGTTGCGCTTGAGCCCCATGGTGCCCGTCATGCAGAAGCCGCAGGCCATGGCGCACCCCACCTGGGTGGACACGCACAGCGTCCGGCGGTCCTCGGAGGGCATGTAAACGGACTCGATGTAGCGGCCGTCGCGCGTCTTCCACCGGTACTTGATGGTGCCGTCGGTGCTGCGCAACTCGCAGTCCTTCACCAGCGGGATGATCTCCGCGGCGGCCCGGAGCTTCTCGCGCAGGGCCTTGGACAGGTCCGTCATCTCGTCGAACGAGGTGGCGCCGCGCTGGTGGAGCCAGCGGTAGATCTGCGGGGCGCGGAACGCCCGCTCGCCGAGCTGCTCGGTGACGAACCGGGTGAGCGCCTCCATGGACAGGCTGGCCACGTCCACGAGCTTCGCGGGCGCGGGGGCCGGCAGAGGCTCCGTGACGGGAAGAGAGGCAGTGGTGGAGGTCGTCTCGGTCATCGTCGCGCTATGAACTGTGGGGCCCGGGGCGTCCCTTCCCACACCTGGGCACGGCAAGTCAAAGCGGCCCTCGCTCCCGTGTCCGCTCGCTGGAAAAACCGACGGCCCGGGCCGCCACCCTCACAGGTGCCGACACCGGGCCGAAGGTCAGGGCCCCCTCGGGAGGGGCCTGCCGCCTACTTCTTGGCGGTGTAGTCGTACGGCTGGATCTCCGTCTCGCGGAAGAAGTACGCGATCTCGTTCTTCGCGTTCTCCAGGCTGTCGGAGCCGTGGACCGTGTTCTGGTCGATGCTGGTGGCGAAGTCCTTGCGGATGGTGCCCGGGGCCGCCTGCGCGGGGTTGGTGGCGCCCATGATGTCGCGGTTGCCCAGGACGGCGTTCTCGCCCTCCAGCACCATCAGGACCACCGGGCCGGAGATCATGAACTGCACCAGGTCCTTGAAGAAGGGCCGGGCCTTGTGGACCGCGTAGAAGCCCTCGGCCTCCTTCTGGGAGAGCTGCTGCAGCCGGATGGCGACCGGCTTCAGACCCTTCTCCTCGAAGCGGCTGATGATCTTCCCGATGACGCCCTTCTGCAGACCGTCCGGCTTGATGATGGACAGCGTACGCTCGATGGCCATGTGTCTGGCTCCTTGTTTCCGTTGAGGGAGTGTTAGCGCTTCTTGGGGCCGCGCTTCACGGCCTCCTGAAGGGTGGTGCCCAGCTCTGCGGGGCTGGCGGCCATCAGGATGCCCGCGGCCTCCATCGCCTTGATCTTCTCGGTCGCCGTGCCCTTGCCACCGGAGATGATGGCGCCGGCGTGGCCCATGCGCTTGCCCGGGGGCGCCGACTGGCCGGCGATGAACCCCGCGATGGGCTTGGTGAACTCGCGAGCCACGTACTCCGCGCCCGCCTCCTCGGCGCTGCCGCCGATCTCACCAATCATGATGACGGCGTCGGTGTCCGGGTCCGCGTTGAACAGCTTCAACACGTCCACGAAGTCCGTGCCGTTGACCGGGTCACCGCCGATGCCGACGGCCGTCGACTGGCCCAGGCCCAGCTGCGTGAGCTGGTGCACGGCCTCGTACGTCAGCGTGCCGGAGCGGGACACCACGCCGATGCGGCCCGGCTTGTGGATGTGGCCCGGCATGATGCCGATCTTGCAGTGCGCGCCCGGCGTGATGACGCCAGGGCAGTTCGGGCCGATGAGGCGAACGCCCGGCTTGCCCTGCAGGTAGCGCTTGGCGCGAACCATGTCGAGGACGGGGATGCCCTCGGTGATGGTGATGATGAGGGACACGCCCGCGTCGGCGGCCTCCATGATGGAGTCGGCGGCGAACGGGGGCGGCACGAAGATGACGGACGTGTTCGCGCCCGTCTGCTTCACGGCGTCGGCGACCGTGTCGAACACGGGAACCTTGCCCTCGAACTGGGTACCGCCCTTGCCCGGCGTCACGCCGGCCACGAGCTTCGTGCCGTACTCCAGCATCTGCTTCGAGTGGAACGAGCCCGCCGAGCCGGTGATGCCCTGGCAGAGGACCTTCGTGTTTTCGTTGACGAGGATGCTCATGGCGCTCCTTCAGGAAAGTGTTGGCGATGAAGCGCGCCGGACTACTTCAGCGCGGCGACGGCCTTCTCCGCCGCCTGTCGCAGGTTGTCCGCCGGGGTGATGGCGAGGCCGGAGTTGCTCAGGAGCTTCTTGCCCAGCTCGACGTTGGTGCCTTCCAGGCGCACCACGAGCGGGACCTTGAGCTGGACCTCCTTCGCCGCGGCGATGATGCCCTCGGCGATGACGTCGCACTTCATGATGCCGCCGAAGATGTTGACCAGCACCGCCTTCACCGCCGGGTCGGCCAGGATGAGCTTGAAGGCCGCCGTCACCTTCTCCTTGCTCGCGCCGCCGCCCACGTCCAGGAAGTTGGCCGGCTCACCGCCCACCAGCTTGATGGTGTCCATGGTGGCCATGGCCAGACCCGCGCCGTTCACCATGCAGCCGATGTTGCCATCGAGCGCGATGTACGCCAGGTCCCACTCCTTGGCCTGCGTCTCGCGCGCGTCCTCCTCGGCGAGGTCGCGGTACTCGAGCAGGTCCTTGTGCCGGTAGAGCGCGTTCTCGTCGAAGGTCACCTTCGCGTCGAGCGCCACCACGCCGCCATCCTTCAGGATGACCAGCGGGTTGATCTCCACCAGCGACGCGTCGGTCTCCACGAACATCTTGTAGAGCGCGTTGCAGAACTGGACGAACTTGTTCACCGTCGGGCCGGAGAGGCCCAGGCCGAAGGCCAGCTTGCGGCCCTGGAAGTCCAGGAAGCCCACCGCCGGGTCCACCGTCTCGCGGAGGATCTTCTCGGGGTGCTTCTCCGCCACTTCCTCGATCTCCACGCCGCCCTCGCGGGACGCCATGAAGGTGACGCGGCTGGTGGCGCGGTCCAACGTCACGCCCAGGTACAGCTCGTGGCCGATGGCGAGACCTTCTTCGATGTAGACCTTGTGGACCGTCTGGCCCTCGGGCCCGGTCTGGATGGTCTTGAGCTTCATGCCAAGCATCTGCTTGGCCAGCTCCTTCGCCTCGGCGGGGCTCTTGGCCAGCTTCACGCCGCCGCCCTTGCCGCGGCCTCCGGCGTGGATCTGGGCCTTCACCACGACCACGGGCGTGCCGAGCTGCTTGGCTGCTGCCTCCGCGTCGTTCGGCGAGAGCGCGAGAATTCCCTTCGGCGTGGGCACACCGTACTTCCGGAAGATTTCCTTGCCCTGGTACTCGTGGATCTTCATCGAGGCTCCATGTGGAGACGAGGGGGACGACCCCTTACAGGCGTCAGCGCGTCGCCCTCATTGCGCAGAAAGCGACGGATGGCAAGACTGTTTGACCCGTCACGTCGTCAGGCAATCCAAGGCGCTGAGCGCTGATAACCAGAAATGCCTGGGTGAATGAGGCGTCCTTCACGGCGCGTCACCCTGCCCTCTCGAGACGGAAACCCGGCACTCGAGGAGCCTGGCCCTGGGGCGGTGTGACCCCTACCCGCTTCGAAACGGCGACGGCCCCATGCCGCGCCCCGAAGGACGCACGCATGAGGCCGTTGCCTGGAAGACGCCGCGGAGGACGTCCTGTCACCCTGGACCGCTGTGACCCTTCTTCTCCTCCTCGTGCGAGAAGAGGTCCTTGATGACGAGCTTCGTCACCTGACGGTTCATCATCGCGATGGAGGTGGTGAGCGGAATCTCCTTCGGGCAGACCTTCACGCAGTTCTGCGCCTTGCCGCAGTCCTGCACACCGCCGGGGCCCATGAGGGAGCGCACGCGCTCCTCGGAGTTCAGCTTGCCCGTCGGGTTCATGTTGAACAGCCGCGCCTGGCTGATGGCCGCCGCGCCGACGAAGTCGTTGTCCATCGTCACCTGGGGGCACGCCTCCAGGCAGCTGCCGCAGGTGATGCACGTCGACAGCACGTACATCGTGGACTGGTCCACGGGCGACTGACGCGGGCCGGGGCCCAGGTTGTGCGTGCCGTCCGTCGGAATCCAGCCCTTCACCCGCTTGAGCGCCTCGAACATGCGGCTGCGGTCCACGGCCAGGTCCCGGACGATGGGGAACTTGCTCATGGGCTCCAGCGTGATCGGCTGCTCGAGCTTGTCGATGAGCGCCGAGCACGCCATCCGCACGCGCCCGTTGATGTTCATCGCGCAGCTGCCGCACACCTCTTCGAGACACGCGGCGTCCCAGACCACGGGCGCCACGCGCTTGCCGTCCGAGGTGACGGGGTTGCGCTGGATCTCCATCAGGCAGGAGATGACGTTGGCGCCCTTGCGATAGGGAACCTTGAACTCGTCGTAGTGACCCGGCTTGTTCGGGTCGTCCTGCCGCCAGATGCGGAAGGTGATGGATTGGCTGCTGACGGCGCCTGCTTGTGCGGTGTCCATGTGGCTCGACCCTTCACTTCCAAGTCAGTTGCGGAGGCCCGCGCTCTCACGCGGGCCCACCTGAGAAAGCTCCCAGCGACTCACGCGTACCAGCGCGGCTCCGGCTTCAGCACCGGCGTCGGGACGTCCTCGTACGAAATCTGAGGCCCCTGGTCCGCGTACTTCGCGATGGTGGTCTTCGCCCACTTGTCGTGGCGAGCCTGCCACAGCGCCATCCACTCGGCGTCGTCGTTGGGGTCCTTCGTCTTCGGCTCGGGCAGCGAGAACTCCGGCTTGTAGTGGGCGCCGCGGCTCTCGTCGCGCAGGAGCGCGCTGGTCGCGATGACCTCGCCCAGCTCCAGCATGTTCCACAGCTGGTTGGTGAACGACAGCGAGCGGTTGGACGAGTTGCCCGTGTCCAGCACGTTGACGTTCTTCCAGCGGCCCTTCAGCTCGCGGATCTTCTCCACCGTCTTCTTCAGCCGGTCGTTGTACCGGACGACGGTGCAGTTCTCCGTCATCACGTCGCCCAGCTCCTGCGCCAGCCCGTACGGATTCTCCGGGCCCGCCATCTTCTTGATGGTGCCGAACCGGTCCTCCCAGTAGCGCTTCGCGTCCTGGAAGAACTTGTCCGGCATGGACGCGGCGCTCTTCGCGTTGCTCTTCGCGAAGGACGCCATGGCCGGGCCGCCGATCATGCCCGAGTAGATGCAGGACAAGAGCGAGTTGGCGCCCAGGCGGTTGCCGCCGTGGAACGCGTAGTCCGCCTCACCGGCCGCGTACAGGCCCGGGATGTTGGTGGACTGGTTCTTCGGGCTGCCCTCCAGCGGGGTGAGCGTCTTCGGGTCCGCCTCGAACGTCACGTAGAGGCCGCCCATGGAGTAGTGCATGCCCGGGAAGATGACCATCGGCGTGACGCGCGGGTCGTCTCCCACGAACTTCTCGTAGATCTCCATGACGCCCTTGATCTTGGCGTCCAGCGTCTTGGCCGGGATGTGCGTGACGTCCAGGTAGACGCCGTCGCGGCCGCCGATGCCCATGCCCAGGTCGCGGCAGACCATGAAGATCTCTCGCGTGGCCACGTCGCGGGGCACCAGGTTCTTGTACTTGGGGTACTTCTCCTCGAGGAAGTACCAGCGCTCGCTCTCCGGGATGTCCCGGGGCGCGCGGGGGTCGCCCTTCTTGCGGGGCACCCAGACGCGGCCACCCTCGCCACGCACCGACTCGCTCATCAGGCGCAGCTTGTCCTCGCCCGGGATGGACGTCGGATGCACCTGGATGAACTCGCCGTTGGCGTAGATGGCGCCTTCCATGTAGGCGCGGCCCGCGGCGGTTCCGGTGTTGATGATGGAGTTGGTGGAGCGTCCGAAGACGATGCCCGGGCCACCCGTGGCCAGACACACCGCCTCCGCGGGGAACGTGCGGATCTCCATGGTCCGCAGGTCCACGGCCACGCTGCCGATGCAGCGGCCGGTGTCATCCTTCACCGTGCCCAGCCACTCCCAGTACTCGTACTTGGTGACCTTGCCCTCCGCCTCGTAGCGGCGGACCTGCTCGTCCAGCGCGTAGAGCAGCTGCTGGCCGGTGGTCGCGCCCGCGAAGGCGGTGCGGTGGTGAAGCGTGCCGCCGAAGCGGCGGAAGTCCAGCAGGCCTTCCGGCGTGCGGTTGAACGTCACGCCCATGCGGTCCAGCAGATAGATGATGCCGGGGGCCGCGTAGCACATGCCCTTCACGGAGATCTGCTCAGCCAGGAAGTCGCCGCCGCGCAGCGTGTCCTTGACGTGGATCTCCGGGTGGTCGCCCTCGCCCTTGGTGTTCACCGCGCCGTTGATGCCGCCCTGGGCGCAGACCGAGTGAGAACGCTTCACCGGGACGAGCGAGAGCACATCCACCTGGTGGCCCGCCTCCGCGAGCTTGATTGTCGTCATCAGCCCGGCGAGACCGCCGCCCACCACTGTGAACCGCGCTGCTGCTGCCATCTATCGTCTCCTTGACTGCCGGGGTCCCAGACGCGCCCACCTTCTACCGACTCGGCGTACCGCGCTCGGGACATCTCCGTGCGAGTTCTACAGGCTAGTTAACTTGGTGAAAGCGTGCCGCAACGGCCGCATCGAGGACGATTAGCCCACGTCATTCGCGGCATCAGGCATGAAGCCCGCCTGGGTCTTCCGGCGGGCCTCATGTCCTGGAACGAGCTACAGCTTGACGGAGTCGACCGTGCCCTTGACCGAGTTGAAGGACTTGGTCAGCTCGGCCT
This window contains:
- the sucC gene encoding ADP-forming succinate--CoA ligase subunit beta; this encodes MKIHEYQGKEIFRKYGVPTPKGILALSPNDAEAAAKQLGTPVVVVKAQIHAGGRGKGGGVKLAKSPAEAKELAKQMLGMKLKTIQTGPEGQTVHKVYIEEGLAIGHELYLGVTLDRATSRVTFMASREGGVEIEEVAEKHPEKILRETVDPAVGFLDFQGRKLAFGLGLSGPTVNKFVQFCNALYKMFVETDASLVEINPLVILKDGGVVALDAKVTFDENALYRHKDLLEYRDLAEEDARETQAKEWDLAYIALDGNIGCMVNGAGLAMATMDTIKLVGGEPANFLDVGGGASKEKVTAAFKLILADPAVKAVLVNIFGGIMKCDVIAEGIIAAAKEVQLKVPLVVRLEGTNVELGKKLLSNSGLAITPADNLRQAAEKAVAALK
- the rplS gene encoding 50S ribosomal protein L19; the encoded protein is MRNSAIQHVEAKYLRQDVTSFRPGDSVRVFWKVKEGEKERVQAFEGTVIRKTSGSHRATFTVRKMSFGVGVERIFPLHSPRYEKIEVLSRGRVNRSRLFYLRDLKGKAARVDVQEEPEVKAAGKAS
- a CDS encoding KH domain-containing protein translates to MEQFLTYLARALVDQPDQVGLRISEADGARLFELKVAPEDVGKVIGRDGRTVNALRTLLNAAAQKSGQKVRLEILDDRRNAANGQPAGAPDAAR
- a CDS encoding YraN family protein → MPGVVLQGEDVRGWVVARGERRAVGDEAEELAVRYLVAQGWRVRARNWLCRYGELDVVAERDDLLCFVEVRMRSSAVWGDPAHTVSFAKQRRVVKAALHYLFAHDLHGRMMRFDVVSVVGRGERATVEHIPGAFDAGM
- the rlmN gene encoding 23S rRNA (adenine(2503)-C(2))-methyltransferase RlmN, giving the protein MTETTSTTASLPVTEPLPAPAPAKLVDVASLSMEALTRFVTEQLGERAFRAPQIYRWLHQRGATSFDEMTDLSKALREKLRAAAEIIPLVKDCELRSTDGTIKYRWKTRDGRYIESVYMPSEDRRTLCVSTQVGCAMACGFCMTGTMGLKRNLTPSEIVAQVHAVNREVRANEGHETLRPLSNLVFMGMGEPLHNFENLKTALAILQSEDGPNFSHRHITVSTVGLVPMIERFGKETDVKLAISLNASTDEQRSKTMPVNRKWNIAALLDACRKFPLRQGRRITFEYVLIQGFNDADEDAHRLIQLLKGIPAKINLIPYNENPGLGFQTTAEERAEEFRAILSEAHVAAYIRKNRGRDIAGACGQLANRGEASPAESTT
- the sucD gene encoding succinate--CoA ligase subunit alpha produces the protein MSILVNENTKVLCQGITGSAGSFHSKQMLEYGTKLVAGVTPGKGGTQFEGKVPVFDTVADAVKQTGANTSVIFVPPPFAADSIMEAADAGVSLIITITEGIPVLDMVRAKRYLQGKPGVRLIGPNCPGVITPGAHCKIGIMPGHIHKPGRIGVVSRSGTLTYEAVHQLTQLGLGQSTAVGIGGDPVNGTDFVDVLKLFNADPDTDAVIMIGEIGGSAEEAGAEYVAREFTKPIAGFIAGQSAPPGKRMGHAGAIISGGKGTATEKIKAMEAAGILMAASPAELGTTLQEAVKRGPKKR
- the ndk gene encoding nucleoside-diphosphate kinase; the encoded protein is MAIERTLSIIKPDGLQKGVIGKIISRFEEKGLKPVAIRLQQLSQKEAEGFYAVHKARPFFKDLVQFMISGPVVLMVLEGENAVLGNRDIMGATNPAQAAPGTIRKDFATSIDQNTVHGSDSLENAKNEIAYFFRETEIQPYDYTAKK
- the trmD gene encoding tRNA (guanosine(37)-N1)-methyltransferase TrmD — translated: MSPPYPVELLTLFPGMVSGYLGASILGKAQEKGLLSATVTDIREFAEGKHRVTDDAPYGGGAGMVMKPEPLVAAIEAARARLPGAKVLLMSPRGQTFTQPRARELALHEAGLILVCGRYEGVDERVMSSLDGELSLGDFVLTGGEIAALAVVDAVARLVPGVLGNVASSVSESFEEGMLEHPQYTRPPVFREAEVPAVLQSGDHARIARWRRWKSLMLTRERRPDLFARLELSKADQKLLARREEDL
- the rpsP gene encoding 30S ribosomal protein S16, with translation MAVVLRLARAGAKKKPYYHVVATDSRNPRDGKFIEAVGAYDPNLTPPKVEFNEDRLNYWLKTGATPSETVADLIKVAAKAPKSTPAA
- the rimM gene encoding ribosome maturation factor RimM (Essential for efficient processing of 16S rRNA), encoding MSPQPLLELGYVSRAHGLRGELAVRPFDPASETLGTVERVRVRTRAGEERDLQIESLRPTPKEDIVAFEGIESRTQAEGLVGATVFVYREDLEPPEEGEFFQGDLIGLAAVDESGASLGQVEEIWATSEVPNLVIRGPGRQELVVPFADEFVPTVDIAAQRIVIRPPEYVEVGRRDDEPEESEQ
- a CDS encoding chromosome segregation protein SMC produces the protein MQFVEVAVQNVRGFSPAGRSALKAGYLVLKPPGAEVSPFAGLLLALLYSDGRGGDVSFVAPGAKSGKAALTFQGVDGVTYRVLRELGGSGTLHRVNKATQQPELVSSDASETNQFLRGQVGLPPRTAFEQIYCLQLGQLPSRRPRKATAKAVDPKTSGKFPSLASASAVAPAEDIHAAEAKVRALEEELVSARDVDALQFKVDGLSSQLFDTDQRLKGTEGIKAAIHEAENAWRAAPTPQTLGLPQDILQRVQRYPKALAKRDDALARLGADRDADAAEVPASVEPLTSNQGFWAGIAVGVLFLGLGLGLGLGVDSLFRYLALLDIPAFGFSAFLALRYVDELQQTSKRGSKEGRFDAREKKILEEFEAEAAPVRMAQKALGVESLDEIPAALERKELLAARVVELKDQLAAVEADPEFVAASTQRQALKDQMDALNAELTRKGSYVRDMREVERELARVKESIALAKAPPAPATAPDGTAAPAEPLEDPSPALLSQAADVFTTDVLSVQGLLKERCVQYLTALTDRRYQGVEWDKEGRAFALMGGRRVPVGELPPKDLDLYYLALRMTVVEKASARVKRPFILEDVFVGVDEVKLPLIARMLKHLGTLTQVLHVTPHPGFAQMSDGTVNV